The genomic interval TACCTGTAGGCTTACTAAATGGTGTAATTTTTTCTGTCATTCTTTCTCCGCCtataaaaaaggaaataaaaaaagaaaagaaaatacaacaCAACACAACAATGTAATTAAATGCGTTTATGTAAAGAGATctcgtactattgcacgccatgtgacccacaatcgtccaatcaaatgacagccGGGAATTTATTTGGGTGTTATATAATAGATACTTACTGGAGGGAGTAGTTGTTTCCCCAACATTTTTTGTACAATTCTGTTTAGCCTCTAAAAAATGTGCCACTGAAATTACAAAATGCATTTTTCTATTACTACAAGAAAACCTTTATAGATACCATTATAATAaccattattttcattttaccaATCATACTACTATATTCagtatcattatatatatatatatatatatatatatatatatatatatatatatatatataataaatgtaccTCGTAAAGATAATGTATTAAAGATAGTCCCTCAAATAACATGAACAATTAAGATTAAAAAAggctttgaataggccatttcgcagttttaataaagaggaaaaataaaaaacttaaaaaaacaactttttcaacaattaaattcaaccaaaaatctactgacttccagtcaatttgaatatttaaacatttaccAGCTcatgtcggttggttggtcggtcggtaaacactaacttgagcacgcgactgcagccatgtatatggaattgtttgctttaaattattgatttttcaggtaaatcttttttttttctatccaatttttggtcaaagtgactACTTCTAGAACCTTTACATCGATTGTTGAcaaagttaatttatttttaaatgataacTAGGGTGACATTAGTTCAGACTGACTAACTTAAAAGGCAAGCAAAGCGTTTGCGAAACATAGTAGAGAATACTCTATTTGTACttatttattttctgttattAGATcaagaaaataattgtttagaCACTTTTCTGAAAAttaaagataacatttttataatttagtGAAAGATAGTGAAAATCTGTCAAGTTTGtgaataataattcaaaatacaatgtttatttaCTCTCAAAAGCAATGTGCAGGAAAAGAAAATAAAGGAAATAAGATAGTAATGTTCTAAATCACATAAATGCAAACTTACATTTGGCGCCGAAAAAGAAGTTCCAGGTCAATCCGCCATTTTTCACTTTGgcctttataataattataatttgaaatatataattattagtttAGAAAACTGGTCAGGGAGATAGGAAgatatcaaaatattcaattatatatttttaagaaaataagCATATAATACGTCGAAAATTAGACAGACTTACATAAGCAAATGTCAGTAATTGGCAAACTTAGAGTTTGGCAAGAAAAGTATAGACTAAGTCTTACGCAAGCAAACGTCTAAGTGTGCGAACAACTAAAGTTTCCTACTGTAGACTAGGCTTAAGACTATGTGGCCTTACCGATATCTTTGCTTCCGTTAGCAAAATCAGACAACAGACTAAAACGACAGTACATTTTAAGATCTTCATTTTCATTAGTAGTTTTCAGTACATCTTCAAACGAATGAATTTGATGGAATGTGAATGTACAACCGATCCTGTTttgttatatatactgtaccagTAACTTTCTAACAGATGTGGAGTATTATTTTacgttatattattttcattttattactgTTTATATGGCAAAATAATCAAAATTAGATTTCTTATTATATTGCAAACCAATGTAATGtctgtattttgtatttgtttttagttttattatttaatttatttttataatgccTAAATTAAATGCACGTGTACCGTTCCAATAAttgtaaagttttttttaatgaatttacagtacatattttgtacataagtgctataaaaaaaacaaataaatatgaaaaatatatataaatataaatattagtatTGATACAGATGGTTCTAGACAATAAAACTCAAGAATTAATTCTTATTTtacgattttttttattagtttatatTGCGTTATAGAGCGCAtagtataaacattatttaataataattttgtgttGATTTGATGTGgaaaatatgataattatgtattataaaatattttatagggcctatgtatatataaattcacaacgaaaaaaaaaacagtatggttctttgtgtttaaaataaaattaaaaacttcaAACGTATGAGAGTAAATGCCGCTAGACAATTCCATAAGTTATTAttaagttatatttattattattattttaataaagattTGCTTAAATCTATTACTAGTACATTcgcattttatttatatatgatattaaaatgcgATAATTGTTAAAATTTCTAGTGTTGAAATCCAAAGTTTAAAATTTTCAATTGTTATGATAAACAAACAAGCAAAGCAAACATCAAAATacagaaaatgttatattattaaattcaattaatttaattattaataagtatTAAATGTGTACTCGTGTGGGTCGACTAGTACATTTGAATTGTATTTATGTAGGTTTACtgtttattatgattatttgtttaatgttgTCATATTGGTGAGCCGAAGACCCGACATCACAAAGTTACGTAACCCAGCCGTGACCATCTTAAACTCTTCGTGTAGATTATTGATAGGTCAGAGTTGGTTCGCTTCCTTGATCTGTAAACTCTGTATGTTCGAATAGATATGTCAGTATTCGATATTGGGGAAAAACCGATGTAGAAACAGGCGAGTCATTCGTaacataaagcgtggtttccactagaacgcaacgaaCGTAACGCAGTGACatgacgtatcgacgcaaagtgttgtattgcgtaatcaaaCGTGGGAACCGACGCCgatgcaacagtgctgcaaacatcacaggtttgatttcacacagacgggggaaaacacaattattggaagggaattttcttacgttgcgtaggttacgttacgttacgtcgctagtggaaaccaatcTTTCCACCAATAAACCAATAACATTGTCTGGGCCAACACTTACCCTTCAAACATCATTAAACTCTCTATCCTACAAAAAAAAGCTATCAGGACTATATCTGGCGCTCATCCACTGTCACATTCCTCCCACTTATTCTCCAAACTCAATCTTCTCAAACTCTCGGACATTAACCTATCCCAGCAAGGTGTCTTTGTTttttggccactcactcacttctcCCTTGCCATCTAAACGGCCTTTTCGCTCCTAATAATACCgttcataaatattatactagaacaagaaataacatatatatCCCTAACCATAAcaccaattattttcaacatagcattagatattctggacctctattgtttaacaatttacCCCCCTCAATTTCCTGTGCTGCCAACCgctattcatttaataataacataaaaaattacCTTTTGTCTCATTACTGATCGATATGATTGATATGGTCGTTTTTTCCATGTTCCGTGACTTGCtatctttattattcaattgtcATCATATTCGCTATATGCCATGCAGCTGTACttttttctgttctttttttattttttattccaacttttatctactggttttatatatattttgtatttctttattgtctaattaatttattttctttatttatatattttttttttttttttttcttctcttatttaaatattttgtaaaggcaatcccgtcacaagattgtaatctttttgggatttgccttcgtccattttcttgttttatcacttgccattttgtttttgttacttttgtcttttggacgtgaataaatgttccttgaattgaattgaattgaattgaatctttAGAAAATAATTcgaatggttttttttttatcttttgtggtATTCCCACCATCTTTATAATTCTCAAAATAGCCCtatatcagggggattaccttcatctgataggacagtaaattcatttactattggtaatccttggccacctAGCCTAAagacattaaataaaataaaataaacaataactgGAAGTGGCTTACGAAATGTGAAAAATGACGGTAATTTTTTTaagctttaagcgtggttcccatgCCCACTAGAGCGCAACGTAACGTAACGACGGCGTGGCgtaacagtgctgcaaacatcgctacgggaaatcaaatcagtttgatttcacgcaacaACGCAATTCAAAAGAAACTGCGAAAACATAGTACTGCACGTGCGTGCCTACCGCAGtgttcttattcttattcttattcttttattgccaaatataaaatacatgaaaaacacgacatacaaaaaaataacaaacaatagaaCCAACTGACCAACTGAGTGAGCTGGCATGGGACACAAAagcgaacctaatcactatgaCTTAAAGCCTGTGTTCCCCACTCACCCAGTTTCACAAGCAATGATTATACcatcttaaaatataatatatcaaaattcCAAAGCTAAGTTTagatcataaaataaaatatatatataaaaagcattttaaattatatacataggcctaattattatcggagaacaaatttattttaagtttagcAAGGAATGTAGGGAAATAATCCAATAGCAGGGAATCTTTCACTTCATCATGGATGTCTTCCCACAGTCGCGGGAAGACATGGATAACTGAGCGATGCAAACAGTTGGTCCGTGTATACAAATGCTTGAAACTTAAGGTTTCTTGACGTCGAGTATTGATTTTTATGTCCTGTAGGCGAGTCTGTTGTATCCCGGACATCTACTCAACCTATGTCAATCTGCGACTATGAAGAGGCCGACTCCAGGATGTGCATTCACATTGATGATGCCTTAAAGAAAGGTAGCAGGGTTATTTTGGTGCGTACAGTTGATACTGATGTCATTTTTATCCTGGTTGGTATTTTCTGCAATATAATAGCATGTTATCCTGGTACGTGTATCTGGGTcgcatttttaaatataaataccatCTGCCATAACCTAGGAGAGGATAAGTCAAGAGGGCTGCCAGTTTTTCATGCATTTACTGGGTCCGATACTACATCCCAGTTCTTCGGAAAAGCAAAACACTCTGCATGGGAGACGTGGAACTCATTTCCAGCAGTCACAGAAGCCTTTCTTTTCATGGCACATCACCCTTTCAAATCTCTAGGAGTCAACTCATCTCAATTCCAGTTGCTAGAGGAGTTTACATGTCATCTATACGACAAGACAAGTACTTTAAGAAGTGTTACTAAGCTAAGACAAGATCTTTTTTCAAGAAAGGCACGGACAATGGACATTCCTCCTACACAGGTAAGGGGAGCTTCCATATAATTGTCAATTGtggtttaataatttattatcaggttcatttttttctttcattaaaaggTAACACCaatctttaaattgtttattgtagGATGCACTTTTAGAGCATTCCAACAGATCATCCATACCAAGCAAGCATTTGGACCACCAGTCTACAGCCACAGCAGAATGCTCCATCACCAGAAGACTTTGGTTGGACTAAAACTGGCACTACATGGACACCAGTCTGGACCATATATACTACCTGAAGCATACAAGGCATGTGGGGAATTGCTGAAAAGTGTGGCTGCAAAAAGTTGCCTTTTTGCTCAGGGAACTGTAAGGGCCGTTCAGCAGGTCTTTCTTGCAGTGGTCTTTGTTACCCATGCCGTGGAacttgtttgtcatcgatcaaCTCCGTACCATTATAAGTGTTTgtttccagataaataatttcataaaagtaaagttgataATCACCTCCATGTATTGTTATGGATGCTAACGCCATAATTGTCAGTCAAATGGTCTTTTGTCTGTTTACTTACTCCAGTGATTATTGAGccaagtttgatacagtatatgttttatatactttttttcagtggttcctaatattatgttaaaggaaagtaactggtacaggataaatatatattagtagttctattacaaaaatgaatgttgttgttcttataactacaatgttcataacatagcacaatattggcgcgttttgattgaaatccccttcaatatgacagaaaattacattatttgacctatatattccgtttgaagagaaatcatatattttgtatatgtgtattgcaatgtacatgtcatgagttttaatttgataccaaacttggtatgtataggcctatacagtacaAAGATTTAAGTTGTCACTtaattacgtaatactaaaaaaagggcgtggtctaaatgacgtcgttaaattgttccgatttttgggcaccccttctaggattgttagatataccctaaagatagtttgtgccaaatttggtgcttttgtcacaaagtgcACTAAAAAAGTGATAAGTTACCCTGCTATTTTCGTCACGTCTTAAAATGTAAGTATAACACTCGTGTTTTTAGAgaaactgtatttattatgtCCTGTACTATATATTGATTCAGGGTTTCGTGAAGTTTACCAGAAGTAAAGTGATACTGGAATGTATACGGCATATCGGTTCTCACATTGCTTGTTCAACTAGGAAACGCAGCGTatgtaattttcattttaaaaataacaaagatTTATGGAAAGCGGAAAGTGCAATAAATGATTAATTGTTTTCTTTCGTAGTTGTTGTTAATAGCCATTCAATttgatattgtttttgttatatatacttataatatgtatttattctgaatattgtataaataaaagtatatgtaattaattgtttcttgaaatttgtattgttttattgttcaAAACACATCAATAACTAACTCGTGAAGCCATTTGAGTTTTAACCTCTCTTTTTATTTCGCCAACTATACGCTAAAGTGTGTAACACAAAGCAATAGCGTCATCATCTACCATGAATAATTGATATCATTTGTTAAAGAAAATGTATCCAGTGAGTAGGCCTTTGTAGCCTCAAAATCAAAAACGAGATACCAGTAGTACCTCATTATCTTGTGCATACAACGCATGGTAACTCACGGTTGTTTACATACGGCGGACATTTGAGTGTACCGCATACTCCGACGGCAGGATAAAGCAAAAAGCCGTTATGGTTTGTAGCGGAATTATCTCTAGATTGGGGAGAGCCATCGACGCAAAGGAATTCATGTGCGGCTTTATGATCAGTTTTACCACCCATTAATAGACCTTCGTATTCCTTTGTCCAGCCTCCAGGACATGTTCGTTTAGCTGGGATCATCATACTTGTTGATCTGCCTGTTGCCAGACATACTGCGCAAGATGGATCATTTTGATATAGGTGACCCCACGGAGCATATATTTCTCCCCCACTTGGCGCTGTTTGATACTCGGCCCCAAATACTTTAGCCCGGGCAGATCCTGTCGAAAACAACTGGTCATTGTAATCTGGCGAGGATGGCAAACACAGTGGGTTTGTACCAGCTCCAGAATTTGTATAGTGTCCGCCGCCAAGATatcctttaaaaaaatcaaaatgttgaatgttgCGCGGTCTGTtgcttttattataattttatataggCATAAATGCAATCATTGTAAgcctatatttaaattttattatcatacatgtaaatataatataaataatgtagttaattataattatatttcaagtATAAGAAAAGGTTCATCTGTATGAATATAATAAGTAGAGAAAgacatattaatatattatttatagacaGTATTCTACtgtgttaattttttttgtttgtttcatatTGTGATCAATTATCGGATAGGTAAATAAGCCTGAACACGACCAATATCATTTTACTTACCAATATATACGACTTTTGAAGACTTTGGGCAGTCCTTCCGACCCCAATGATTATACACAACATTGGAACTTGCCAAAGTGATGCCTGATGaaaattctgtaaaaaaaaatttaaaaaaaacaaaacaaaaaacacgtATACTATTATTTGAATTTGATCAATCCCACTCGATGAGGTGATACTGTAAGGACGGACGCGAAACACAAGTAAATTAATCAATCACAATCGACAAGAAGAAATTCGATTATACGAACTATCGTTTGTGGTTGGTCAATTTGTGTGCTTACGCGTTTCGTCCTTTTTATTCGAATCCCCTTCGTCATGATTTGGCAGTCCGCTGCAGGACATATCTCTCTTCTAAAGCTCTCCATCTGCTTCTATGTTTTGCAACCAGTTGTATTGAGGTTTGCCTATTTTCCTTTTCCCTATCATTGGTTGCCAAATTATAATTCTTCTTGTCCATCTATCTTCCTGGATTTTTGCAACGTGGCCTTCAAATCATCACTTTGTATCAATTGCTTGAAGCAGGGCTCTTGTTTTTTTATCTTTCTCTTATTTCTTTGCATGGTATCTTGTACATTATTGCTATACCAAGCATTCTCCATTCCGTAGCATACGGGGTAGATCTTAACTAATCCTTGTTTTTTCTCGGTTAGTCTCCGCGTTGCTGTCATTTTCCGTGCGAGAATAATTTTCGAACATTTTCTTTCTGAggcacattattatatattataacctATTATTTGAATAGTTGCAAGGATGTCTTTGAATCTGCCAAACGCTCGGCATCCTGTTATAATTCTGTCTGTAATGTCTTTGGATTTCTTTGATAGGCTGATAGGTTTGCTATAAGTTGTTAACTGTTTAAATGTTTGGATTTGTGTCAGAGTTGGTCATAAATTTGGTTTTCCCTTATAATTTTAAACTCAATTTCTTGCCTTATTCATTTATCCTTTTTAATTGATCTTTGTCCCACGCTTGAAAGAGTATGAACCTAATTTCATTAGACTATAATTTTGAAGATAGTGAAACTATTATTGTAGTCTATTAAGATATctcaaataaaaagaaatagtaCTGCTCTTACTAAATTAATCATCAGAAGATAAGGTTAAGCCTACCTTTGCCGCCGAAAAAGAAATTCCAGATTACTCCACTCTTGTCCTCAGTGgcctttataataattaatataaaatatataatatttactttaGGCTGATGTTGACGTATTAAAgtgtaaaatgaaataaatacttttaacacatataatttatttattgcggtatatacaaataataaataaattacaaagcaATAGCTACGAGCTAAGCATGTAAGTTGTAAGTGTATGAAGATCATGATGGACACATTTCAACAATGCAAAAATTCAAATGCACAAAAATGCGGCTTATATTGATTATAATGAACTATTTAATGttgtattatatttgttattttattcttAAAGAAAAACAGCAATGAACACCGCCACAGGTTGGATATACAacaaaacaaggccatatacatggctgcagtcgcgtgttcaagttagtgtttatgaccgaccgaccaaccgaccgaccgatatagtgagctgtagagtcgcgttgcacacgcgactaaaaataactTAAACAGTCACATTTGTCACAACATCTATATAAATCAGCATGTCATTGTCGATTAAGTGGTAGCggcaatacatttttaatctgatattcaaaattaagtagactatataaatttattgaataatttagGAAAGATGCTTGCTACTATAAACTATGCTTAATTTAGAGTTAACTTAAACTTAGAGTTTGCTAGAGATTCCGaactaaagtttgctagtgtagacacaTTACACTCACGGTTTGTAAACCTCGAGAATTGACAAACTTAGAGTTTATTAGAGTTTCTGAACTAAAGTTTGCTACTGAGACAAGTTTACACTCACAGTAGTTAAACCTCGGGAATTGGCAAACTGAAAGTTTGCTAGAGATTCTGaactaaagtttgctagtgtagacaagTTTACACTCACAGTTTGTAAACCTCGGGAATTGGCAAACTTAGAGTTTGCTAGAGATTCCGaactaaagtttgctagtgtagacaatTTTGAACTCACAGTAGTAAACCTCGGGAATTGGCAAACTTAGAGTTTTATACAGATTCCGAACTAACTATTGCTAGTGTAGACACATTTACACTCACGGTTTGTAAACCTCGAGAATTGACAAACTTAGAGTTTATTGGAGTTTTTGAACTAAAGTTTGCTACTGAGACAAGTTTACACTCACAGTAGTAAACCTCGGGAATTGGCAAACTTAGAGTTTGCTAGAGATTTCGaactaaagtttgctagtgtagacacaTTTACACTCACGGTTTGTAAATCTCGGGAACTGACAAACT from Antedon mediterranea chromosome 5, ecAntMedi1.1, whole genome shotgun sequence carries:
- the LOC140049223 gene encoding short-chain collagen C4-like isoform X1 yields the protein MKIFNCIVICVCCLILLTEAKVPATEDKSGVIWNFFFGGKEFSSGITLASSNVVYNHWGRKDCPKSSKVVYIGYLGGGHYTNSGAGTNPLCLPSSPDYNDQLFSTGSARAKVFGAEYQTAPSGGEIYAPWGHLYQNDPSCAVCLATGRSTSMMIPAKRTCPGGWTKEYEGLLMGGKTDHKAAHEFLCVDGSPQSRDNSATNHNGFLLYPAVGVCGTLKCPPYVNNRELPCVVCTR
- the LOC140049223 gene encoding short-chain collagen C4-like isoform X2, translated to MKIFNCIVICVCCLILLTEAKATEDKSGVIWNFFFGGKEFSSGITLASSNVVYNHWGRKDCPKSSKVVYIGYLGGGHYTNSGAGTNPLCLPSSPDYNDQLFSTGSARAKVFGAEYQTAPSGGEIYAPWGHLYQNDPSCAVCLATGRSTSMMIPAKRTCPGGWTKEYEGLLMGGKTDHKAAHEFLCVDGSPQSRDNSATNHNGFLLYPAVGVCGTLKCPPYVNNRELPCVVCTR